From a single Miscanthus floridulus cultivar M001 chromosome 8, ASM1932011v1, whole genome shotgun sequence genomic region:
- the LOC136472230 gene encoding prefoldin subunit 2-like, translating into MASRTGGEGKEAINEQVIANTYANMRTEMNQLYTKITELEMEVSEHSLVIGAIEPLDPSRRCYRMIGGVLVERTIKEVLPAVKRNKEGLEEVIARMHEALERKKKEITEFELKYKIRIRKADNDAEDEGGKKEGTAQGVLVGPAGQ; encoded by the coding sequence ATGGCAAGCAGAACAGGTGGTGAAGGCAAAGAAGCCATAAATGAACAAGTAATCGCCAACACTTACGCCAACATGCGTACCGAAATGAACCAGCTATACACGAAGATCACAGAGCTGGAGATGGAGGTCAGTGAGCACTCCCTTGTGATCGGTGCGATCGAGCCGCTGGATCCCTCAAGGCGGTGCTACAGGATGATTGGTGGCGTCCTGGTAGAGCGGACCATCAAGGAGGTCCTGCCTGCTGTGAAGCGCAATAAGGAGGGCCTTGAAGAGGTGATTGCTCGCATGCATGAGGCactggagaggaagaagaaagagatcACCGAGTTTGAGCTCAAATACAAGATCAGGATCCGGAAGGCTGACAATGACGCTGAGGATGAAGGTGGCAAGAAGGAAGGCACTGCGCAGGGAGTCCTTGTTGGTCCTGCCGGACAGTAA